The window TCCTCCATTATCTGGTGTGCAAGCACCATATCTTTTCTCATCTCACAACCTTATCTCTAGAACAAAGCTTGAAATGGCCAGGCGCAGTTCCGTAGCTTCGGGTGCCCTCCTGCTCCTTTGTTGTGCGACGTGGGTCTCGGCCACCGATTACTCCGTCGGCGATTCCTCCGGATGGAAGCTCGACTTCGATTACACTGCATGGACTAGCGGCAAATCCTTCGTCGTCGGCGACAAACTTGGTTAGTTCTTCGACGCACCATGATCGGCGTTCCCCTTAGTTTGTAACCAGCTTCCAACTTCTGATCGAATCCACGTTTTGGCCACTGCAGTCTTCAAATACGCCGCCTCGCAGCACAACGTCGAGAAGGTGAACGCCGCTGCCTACAACGCCTGCTCGAGCAGCAGCCCCATTAGCAGCGACAACAGCGGCCAAACGACGATCAACCTGGACACCTCCGGCAAGCACTATTTCATCTGCGGGATATCCAACCACTGCACCCGAGGCATGAAGCTGGAGGTCGACGTCGCAGAGTCATCCCCCACCTCACCCTCACCTCCATCCAGCTCCACCACCAACACCACCAACAACAACAATTCCGGCGCCGGGAGCCTCTCGCCGGTGCACGCCACGGTCGCCTTCATGGGGCTGGTGGTGCTCAAGCTCGGCGTCTTCTAGGCTTGGCCAGGAAAGAGACAGTGCTGTAACTACTACTCCATTGCGTCGTTTCTTCCGTATTCATCACTCGTTGCATTAGAGAATAAGAGAGTGCTATTTCTATATGGTGATTGTTGATGCTTCTTTTGATTTATTTGGAGTGACATTGACTTTTCTTTTATATGGGAATGATGATTTCAAATGATAATATGATTTTTGTAGTCATCATTATACTTCTTTGGTTCTCTAATTTGTCGATAATATCACTGTTGGGATGAAAGGGGGTGGATTGAACTCCTACAAAACTTAAATCAGGTGCATATCCGATAAGATTATTTGACCCTCAAGTTAGAatgtatttaaattcaaagactaTAGCTTGACTACGTCAAAGTCTCAtggaatcttctttccttttcttctgtATTTTACATCTCTCTGTATCTACGCAATCACATGGCTGCATCCACACAGATAGATTAATGTTGTTCACACCatttcttgaaagaaatgtttttGAGTCAATGGCATTGGGTTCTCACAACATGCTCCCTCTTTCCAACGTCAAGCCAAGTCCATCTTCTTCTACAGTTTGACTCCTTTCCTGGAGTTTTACTCGATCAGTCGATCACAACCTCTCATCTCAATGATTGAATTATTAGTGAAGTACATACGGTAGAGGATCATCTTCGATGATTATGATATCTTATAatagtttcatatatatatatacatatatacactaaTTAGCACATCCACATTATCAATTATACATTATTTGTATACTAAGTATACAAGCTATAAAAATTATACTTATCTACGTAATAGTTACCCCCTCTTTTAGCGTACCATGATTTGACGCAGCGTTTCAAGAGTGGGTCCCACAATAAGACACACAGATGTCATGATGAGTGTACGGAGTCACTGTGTGCCTTACAAGTGAGTGGGAAAAGAATTGAACGCGGACATACTTGAAAATATTATTCAGTTAGGTATTTACTCCCACGGGATCGCGCAAGCGCCATGCGTATATGCTACACGAATACTACAATGGTTTACCCGTTCTCTTATACGGTATGTCATTGGATGAAGAGTGGGCTCCATCGTTGTTTAGAATCCGTTAGGAATTAGGGTACGACGTCGATGGTCACGTCGCTACTAACGTAGCTAATATTTGTTGTTCCGCGGTAGCCGTTATCCGCTCAACCGCCGGTGGCGCTGGTTACATACCAACGACTGGCTGACCGCTGCGCTCTTAGCCTGAGGGCCGGAACTCCTCCTCTCGCTAATACCGGCGTTTCGGCTGACCCTCGGCCAATCTCTCCCTTCTCTCGAAGCCGCCGAGCCTTGCGGAGATGGAGCCCATGGCCTCCCCGCTCGCTGCCCGCCCCTCCGCCTTGCTCCGCCGCCGGCCCATCCCCGCCCTTTCCCGCCGCCGCCTCATCTCTGCCACCCCCCTCCGCCCTCCTCCTCAGCCCTCCGCGGCGTACCCTCCCTCCAtccgccaccgccgccgtcgccgcccgAAACCCTCACTTTTCCCCGCCCGCTCCTCCTCGTCCCAATCCGATTCTCCAAATCccgcctcctctcctcttccGCTGCCGCCTCCGCGTGAGGGCGCGAAGCTTATCCCCCTGGCAATCTCCCTCGCCGTCGGTCTAGCCATCTGGTTCCTCGTCCCCACACCCGCCGAGGTCACCCCGCAAGCGTGGCAGCTCCTCGCCATCTTCCTGTCCACCATCACCGGTTTCATTCTCGGCCCGCTCCCAATCGCGGCTTGGGCCTTCCTGGGCCTTACCGCCTCTGTCGCCACCAAGACCCTTACCTTCTCCGCAGCATTCGATGCGTTCGAGAACGAGGTGATCTGGTTAATCGTGATATCCTTCTTTTTCGCCAGGGGCTTCGTGAAGACTGGGCTCGGGGATAGGATTGCCACCTTCTTCGTGAAGTGGCTCGGGAAGAGCACACTGGGGCTTTCGTATGGGCTCACCTTCAGTGAGGCTTTTATCGCCCCTGCAATGCCCAGCACCACCGCAAGGGCCGGTGGGGTGTTCTTGCCAATCATCCAATCGCTGTCTCTCTCCGCCGGGAGTGAGCCAGGAGATCGGTCGGCCGGTAGACTTGGATCCTATCTGGTTATGTCCCAGTTCCAGGTTTGATCCTCTTATTCCTTTTTGCCTGGCTTTGTTTTCTGATTCATGTCACCTCTTTTGACTTGAGCACAAAAAGATAACCTTTTTTtccatttatttttctttaaatctttCTGATACCTATTGTTCACATTAGCAATATACAAAATTTTCTCTTCGTTAATAAGAGAATacatttggcttcctcctcctcctcctcccacagGAGAATGCTGAACTCTTATCCTCCAGGTTCTATGTTGTTTGTCAAAAACTCAATGAAAGATCCCCTTTTGAATTTGATAACAACTGATAAGCCATAGGTTGATAACAATGGCAAGCCATAGGTTCTAACTCTTGCAGTTGGCTATATGCATCCTTTAAAATGTTAATGGGCTCTATCGAGAACAATATCACTACTAAAGTAAGAGCCAACCAAGTGCCTTGGTTCTTTCTAATAGTCTTATTGAGTCTTCCTCTTATCTCTTCTGGCACCATATATATTTGACAGCTAACTTGCCCTACTTTGATGCATTTATAGATCTTTGGACATGTCAAAGTCAACTTAGATTGGTTCTCATGAATTAACATTGATTCATGCTGTCCTTATCTGTTTAGAAATGCAAACatttttattctatattttttcAACTCACACATCGATATTAATATCCCCTAATCAATGAGTGTTTACTCTTTTGGTTTTGATTGCCCAATGGCACTAATATATTATCGCATGCTTTACAAGTATCGTAAAACTTTTTCTTGTAATCTATAGGTTACAACCATCAAACAACATTTGTGATATGCCTCTCTACGTCGACCATTTCTAATCCTGCAAACAATCCCTTTAATCTATccttcctcttaaataattaatctaTATAAAAAACTTTGGTGTTGATAATGTCTGTCTTCTGTTTGTCATTTTTTGAACTCTTCTACTGCTACTACTAAAGTGGCATTTCTTGTATTTGGCCTTACTGTTAAAATGTCTAACAGCCTTGGTTGCTAAatctataaatatgatcatattCAATTTTCAGGATCTTACTGACGAATAGAGGAATATTTTGAATTTCATTTGTACATTGTGTGTGAAAGTGTACACCTAATTATCAGTGAATGATGACATTTTTTCATTTTATTGTAACTCTGCAGTGCCATTTAAGCTGTACTAACTTTCGTAGATGTTAACTTCTTCATTGTTCAGcactaaaaaaatcttaaaacatGGTTGACCTTGTAAGTTATAACACATCTTGCAAAATATTAGTTTTGACAAAAGGGACTCACGGTAATCACACAAAAATATTGACATCTCTCTTCACTTTAATAACCATCCAACTTTTGTTCtgtaaataatatcttcatcaatttcTTCTAAATGCTGAATAATAGGCCCCATATACTTAAAATGTGCTTTATTTTCTCTTCACAATATCATTAAATATCACAATGCTTAATTTTATACAGTTCATCACTTGATTGATTTTCCAACTAAAATATTTTGATGACGTAGGATATAACTTTTCAATTCTAtgcattttcttaaaaattcatgTTATAAATAACTACTGGTTAGTGTTTCATATAGTTGAGAAAGTTTAGTTTGGCAGCACGATAATCATTAAAATCCCAGAGCATGTAGTTTAAGTTGAAGTTGCATGAAATATGTTTATTATTCATGCTTCCTTGTCTCCTTTTCAAAAAATTGATAATTCTTAAAAGCTTCATATACTTGAATCATTCTGTTCTGGTTCTTTATCTTCATTTTGTGCTGAGACTGAAGACATTCATTTTTTGTTTCTCTCTGACTCATTTCAGTCTTCCAGTAATTCAAGCGCACTTTTCCTAACTGCTGCAGCTCAAAATCTGTTATGCCTTAAATTAGCCGAGGAACTAGGGATCCATATTGCAAGTCCATGGTTGTCATGGTTTGAGGCTGCAAGTTTACCTGCCATAGCCTCTCTTCTGGTTACTCCATATATTTTGTATAAGATCTTCCCTCCAGAAATTAAGGATACACCAGATGCACCTGCTATAGCAACAAAGAGACTGGAAGAAATGGGACCTGCGACAAGGAATGAGTGGGTGATGATCTGTACAATGGTCTTTGCAGTTTCCTTATGGGTCTTTGGGTAAGTAATTTGAGTTTTTTGTTTTATTGACGTACTTTGTCACAGTGCATTGAATATATTAGTTCAATCTAGAACATTATATCTCTTATTTAGGATCAGATATTATTAATACACAATTTCAATTTCTCCATGCATCATCAGCTAAAGTTGACTACAACCTTGTTGATTGGCTGAGAATCTGAGGGAACAATCTAAATGTCCAATGTTTTTACTATACATACTGTAGTGTATCACAGCAATATTAGCCATAGTCTGGACTGTTGCTTTCCAAAATGCCCTTTTACAAATACTAATCACCTCACTAATCAATGAAACAAATGATTTCTGATTACAAAACTAGATATCTGTATTTGACCTGGTAATGTTTTCGATTTTACAGTATGTAGCATATCTTTTTCATGGGTAACGAAAAGGAATTTATATACATTATGGCATACAAACCTCATTTCTATGTTTTAGTGTCGTCAACCAATCCATTTCTAATATGTTAGAACATAGGATCCTCATTTCAATTTTTAACTTTTGCCATCTGATCCAGCTCTTTGTTATTAGTGATGTATTTTTTAGATCAATAAGTACCATATGAGACTGAGTTTTCCGGCCTTTACATCCTGAAAGCTTTTCTGAAGTTCAGCAGTTTTGATTTGAGTCATCAGTCAAATCAGAAGCATGTTTTTTCTGTTACAACTGCCTGCATTTCATATGATTCAATATTATCAGAAAAACTAAAATATCATCACTTGTTCTTAGATACTGTGGCTCTGTTTGCAGATTGCCAGTTAGGAGTTTCATTAATAGATTTGTAAACACTGTACTAGCCAGTTGACTTAAATGTGACCACTGACGTCTGGGTGAGTGCTTGCATGTGTCTGAGTGTTATATATCCATTTAACAAAAGCATCTAGGCCTTCTTATTCTTTTTCTAAACTTATGATGGACCACTTGAATTTAAAATCAGCATATGTTGAATATGATCTTTTGTACTTGAAGTGCCAGTACCAAAAGTTTAATTCCTTCCAATATGCCAACAGTATTATTTACCTGTTCATTGTATTTCCacttgattttatttgaaactattaAGGGTCACATACTTTAATCCATTCTAGCTCAATTTTATGTGATGTGTTGATAACTAGCTGAAATGTTTTCACCAGTTTTTGTAGATTCAACAATGAAGACTCAAATTTGAGTATATTGGATcagaaaaatgaaaatgaaaataggTAGTCAAGCTGATATCATTGTCTGTATAATTTGTATGATTTAACATTAAAATGGCCAAAGAAAGGGGATCGGCTGGATTTTATTGGAACTCTATAGATGAGTTCAATCAGTTTTGCAGTTCTGATTGATCCTTGCTGATTTCTGCAAAGTGTGTTTGAAACttggcttttcttttttttcctatcaATTCCAAACAAATCATATTGGTCATTTGGTTTGATACAATCCACATAGCCTATTACAAACTTGATCCTAATCTTGGGAACCTTACTTGAAATAACACTGTTTGAAGATTCGGTTTTGGTTATACTTCAGTTGCCGCTAGAAAAGTATGCTTcaatgtttttgaaaattttgggttTTTTAAATGCCATATTAAGATATTCACAAAATTTGAAAaggaaataattaagataaaaaaagaaaataataaaagatgtaCTGAATCATGAGGTTCCTCATCCAGATCTAAGAAACAATGGAAATGAACATAGGAATCTAAGCTTCACCCTGAATTCAAAGGAAGTTCCCATAAGATCTTCATTTCAGAGGAGTGAGAACCATGCAAgatgatttttttgataaatCCCCCTTATCTTGTTGGTTTCTTATAGAGAAAAGGTTAGCAGAATGAGCTTTTCAATAGGAGTGAGGTTTGGGAGGTTTGGCACATGAAGAAGCTATGCACTAGGCCTTAAAACAGATTACTCTATCGAGATCAACTTTAGGCTAATTCAACTGAAAAACAATGATTCTTGGAAACTTTGAAGAATATATTAGACCGTCCTTATTCTGCGGTGTGGACTGTATTGAAATCATTTTGATTTTTCGTTTGAAACTGGTAAACTgaaaaggattaattttgatcagAAACATAAGCCATGTTCAATAAGGATGGGATCGTAAATCATTATTCC of the Musa acuminata AAA Group cultivar baxijiao chromosome BXJ2-10, Cavendish_Baxijiao_AAA, whole genome shotgun sequence genome contains:
- the LOC103969626 gene encoding stellacyanin-like; this encodes MARRSSVASGALLLLCCATWVSATDYSVGDSSGWKLDFDYTAWTSGKSFVVGDKLVFKYAASQHNVEKVNAAAYNACSSSSPISSDNSGQTTINLDTSGKHYFICGISNHCTRGMKLEVDVAESSPTSPSPPSSSTTNTTNNNNSGAGSLSPVHATVAFMGLVVLKLGVF
- the LOC135625540 gene encoding dicarboxylate transporter 2.1, chloroplastic-like isoform X1, giving the protein MEPMASPLAARPSALLRRRPIPALSRRRLISATPLRPPPQPSAAYPPSIRHRRRRRPKPSLFPARSSSSQSDSPNPASSPLPLPPPREGAKLIPLAISLAVGLAIWFLVPTPAEVTPQAWQLLAIFLSTITGFILGPLPIAAWAFLGLTASVATKTLTFSAAFDAFENEVIWLIVISFFFARGFVKTGLGDRIATFFVKWLGKSTLGLSYGLTFSEAFIAPAMPSTTARAGGVFLPIIQSLSLSAGSEPGDRSAGRLGSYLVMSQFQSSSNSSALFLTAAAQNLLCLKLAEELGIHIASPWLSWFEAASLPAIASLLVTPYILYKIFPPEIKDTPDAPAIATKRLEEMGPATRNEWVMICTMVFAVSLWVFGNCLFHRDALGISSVVAAMLGLSILLLFGVLNWDDCLSEKSAWDTLAWFAVLVGMAEQLTNLGIVTWMSNCVAESLQHFSLSWPAAFCILQASYFFIHYLFASQTAHVGALYSAFLAMHLAAGVPSVLATLALAYNTNLFGALTHYSSGQAAVYFGVGYLDLPDIFRLGFITALINALIWASVGTFWWKFLGLY
- the LOC135625540 gene encoding dicarboxylate transporter 2.1, chloroplastic-like isoform X2; translated protein: MEPMASPLAARPSALLRRRPIPALSRRRLISATPLRPPPQPSAAYPPSIRHRRRRRPKPSLFPARSSSSQSDSPNPASSPLPLPPPREGAKLIPLAISLAVGLAIWFLVPTPAEVTPQAWQLLAIFLSTITGFILGPLPIAAWAFLGLTASVATKTLTFSAAFDAFENEVIWLIVISFFFARGFVKTGLGDRIATFFVKWLGKSTLGLSYGLTFSEAFIAPAMPSTTARAGGVFLPIIQSLSLSAGSEPGDRSAGRLGSYLVMSQFQSSSNSSALFLTAAAQNLLCLKLAEELGIHIASPWLSWFEAASLPAIASLLVTPYILYKIFPPEIKDTPDAPAIATKRLEEMGPATRNEWVMICTMVFAVSLWVFGDALGISSVVAAMLGLSILLLFGVLNWDDCLSEKSAWDTLAWFAVLVGMAEQLTNLGIVTWMSNCVAESLQHFSLSWPAAFCILQASYFFIHYLFASQTAHVGALYSAFLAMHLAAGVPSVLATLALAYNTNLFGALTHYSSGQAAVYFGVGYLDLPDIFRLGFITALINALIWASVGTFWWKFLGLY